In Daphnia magna isolate NIES linkage group LG7, ASM2063170v1.1, whole genome shotgun sequence, a single genomic region encodes these proteins:
- the LOC123474457 gene encoding glycine, alanine and asparagine-rich protein-like, with translation MTTAADALAAANAATAAITANDARIDAIEQGQTTIAAQLTTLTAQLQAFLTAGGGAGGAVGGGAGGGASGGGSGGASGGGGGAGSSGVGVGTGGVAGHAVPHPRRRLDPSGMD, from the coding sequence ATGACAACGGCAGCTGATGCGTTGGCTGCGGCCAATGCGGCAACGGCCGCCATTACGGCTAATGACGCTCGCATCGACGCCATAGAACAAGGCCAGACGACCATTGCAGCCCAGCTGACGACCTTGACGGCGCAACTTCAAGCTTTTCTCACAGCCGGTGGTGGCGCTGGTGGAGCTGTTGGCGGCGGCGCGGGTGGTGGCGCTAGTGGGGGAGGCAGCGGTGGCGCTAGtggcggtggtggtggtgcCGGCAGCAGCGGCGTTGGTGTTGGTACCGGTGGCGTTGCTGGGCATGCGGTTCCACATCCGAGGCGGCGGCTCGATCCATCTGGAATGGATTAG
- the LOC116935343 gene encoding U3 small nucleolar RNA-associated protein 25-like yields the protein MDPTDTAFFAFHSPKAAAFAGQSAAKTPPGQSFDNAAHAQGGFRGRGRGPYFTGEWRGRGRGRGGRGGRGGGSSNPHNHSYARKDGQQQNDQQQSSQHAGSVVCFNCNGNGHKAYQCPTKREEERGQARQENFNKKRGFGCISSSLCLVAREHKTQLIEGVDESQDTPDNQDASVEEAPQVEALEEEIERAPGGRNEEGTEVLDVANAEPVHAVTPDHANKNQEVDEVPNVDASPISIHDSHNYRR from the exons ATGGATCCGACCGATACGGCCTTCTTTGCGTTCCACTCGCCTAAGGCAGCCGCTTTCGCCGGGCAGAGCGCTGCAAAGACACCCCCAGGGCAAAGTTTCGACAACGCAGCACACGCGCAAGGGGGATTCCGTGGCCGTGGACGAGGCCCCTACTTTACGGGCGAATGGCGAGGACGCGGCAGAGGCAGAGGAGGAAGAGGAGGTAGAGGTGGTGGCAGCTCCAATCCGCACAACCACTCATACGCACGAAAAGatggacaacaacaaaacgatCAGCAGCAAAGCAGCCAACATGCCGGCTCAGTCGTCTGCTTCAACTGCAATGGAAATGGACACAAAGCTTATCAGTGTCcaacaaaaagagaagaagaacgtGGTCAGGCGAGACAAGAAAATTTCAACAAGAAAAGAGGTTTTGGTTGTATCTCTTCGTCATTGTGTCTGGTTGCACGGGAACACAAG ACTCAACTAATCGAAGGTGTAGATGAAAGCCAAGACACTCCCGATAATCAAGATGCATCAGTCGAAGAAGCTCCCCAAGTCGAGGCCTTAGAGGAGGAGATTGAACGGGCTCCTGGCGGCAGAAATGAAGAGGGTACGGAAGTCCTCGACGTTGCGAATGCGGAACCTGTTCACGCTGTGACTCCTGATCACGCCAACAAGAATCAAGAAGTGGATGAAGTCCCCAACGTTGACGCCTCACCAATATCGATTCACGATTCACACAATTATCGAAGGTAA